The following are from one region of the Mixophyes fleayi isolate aMixFle1 chromosome 7, aMixFle1.hap1, whole genome shotgun sequence genome:
- the INSIG2 gene encoding insulin-induced gene 2 protein yields MGDGDNASSERSKRGFQGPSQKMNLVIRGLLLFLVGVFLALVLNLLQVQRNVTLFPPDVLSSLFSSTWWVPLCCGTAAAAIGLLYPCIDRHLGEPHKFKREWSSVMRCVAVFVGINHASAKVDFANNMQLSLTLAALSIGLWWTFDRSRSGLGLGIGIAFFATLVSQLLVYNGVYQYTSPDFLYVRSWLPCIFFAGGITMGNIGRQLEMYERKTFAEKSHRD; encoded by the exons ATGGGTGACGGAGATAATGCATCTTCTGAGAGATCAAAAAGAGGCTTCCAGGGCCCTAGCCAGAAGATGAATTTAGTCATTCGTGGGTTGCTCCTTTTCCTCGTTGGTGTCTTCTTGGCTTTAGTTTTAAATCTGTTACAGGTCCAGAGAAATgtgaccctcttcccccctgacGTCCTGTCCAGTCTCTTCTCCTCCACCTGGTGGGTGCCGCTATGCTGTGGTACAGCCGCTG CTGCCATTGGGCTCTTGTACCCCTGTATCGACCGACACTTGGGGGAACCACACAAATTTAAGAGGGAATGGTCAAGTGTCATGCGCTGTGTGGCCGTGTTTGTGGGTATAAATCACGCCAGCGCT AAAGTGGACTTTGCCAATAACATGCAGCTGTCTCTCACGCTGGCTGCCTTGTCCATCGGGCTGTGGTGGACATTTGACCGGTCCCGGAGTGGCTTGGGCCTAGGGATAGGAATCGCTTTCTTTGCCACATTGGTGTCTCAGCTGTTGGTGTATAATGGAGTTTACCA ATACACGTCCCCAGACTTTCTCTATGTGCGATCATGGTTGCCGTGTATTTTTTTTGCTGGAGGGATAACCATGGGAAACATTGGACGTCAGCTGGAGATG TACGAGCGGAAAACCTTTGCGGAGAAGTCTCACAGGGACTGA